From a single Anabas testudineus chromosome 5, fAnaTes1.2, whole genome shotgun sequence genomic region:
- the calcoco1b gene encoding calcium-binding and coiled-coil domain-containing protein 1b isoform X2, producing the protein MLSSVLHEVAEKKNITLFPKQNKLPITMDKQFTVVFRNVGQLYFPQTRVECHYSLTSDHQWSSSDWIGIFEVGWSSVKDYYTYTWALVPEGYTEGSSVDGCALFHACYLPRPSTVEYQFVYVDTLGEVCACSRPFTFCAPKPLEELETLKEERDEDDGEEELLLVIPRAQLLQTRLEECLKKQTHLQQALDASKKEAEDDKEGNKKARMEWESERGAMMEEINELRDNLRQNCNMLKQMEGKHKDVKYSQESLSSELRNLMAEKAESQQRIKRLENDVKLLTDREKEGNLDLDRLKERVKKMSSQMKHDEEKRKSLQVENELALAEVQRLQERLEASELAAENLRRELRELGKSQGHTHTELHQARMQLAQLTLQLSEENLVIREERANWALEREAYKHAAETDKRKLQELSFELQKKEEWLQEERMEREKLEVALGRESEYNRELLSDAKRELQELNANLRKVQNKTEEQQREKQDLVSYICQLEQRLGIVPGTKPNGDIPTSTSASSSSEDDEEASSASSASPRSICSPLFLSAHLERLSGAEIPAETQSQSKEETHTSDTQ; encoded by the exons ATGCTCAGCTCTGTCCTTCATGAggtagcagaaaaaaaaaacatcacattatttCCAAAGCAGAATAAG CTTCCTATTACCATGGATAAACAGTTCACGGTGGTGTTTCGAAATGTGGGGCAACTATACTTCCCCCAGACCAGAGTGGAGTGCCACTACAGCCTGAcctctgaccatcagtggagcAGCAGTGACTGGATAGGGATATTTGAG GTGGGATGGTCTTCAGTGAAGGACTATTACACATATACATGGGCTCTGGTTCCTGAAGGCTACACTGAGGGATCCAGTGTTGACGGCTGTGCACTTTTCCATG CATGTTACCTGCCCCGCCCCAGTACTGTGGAGTACCAGTTCGTGTACGTGGATACGCTGGGAGAGGTGTGCGCATGTAGTCGTCCCTTCACTTTCTGTGCTCCCAAACcgctggaggagctggagactCTGAAGGAGGAACGAGACGAGGACGACGGAGAGGAAGAGCTGCTCCTTGTCATCCCCAGAGCTCAGCTGCTTCAG ACTCGACTGGAGGAATGCTTAAAAAAGCAAACGCATTTACAGCAGGCCCTGGACGCGTCGAAAAAAGAGGCCGAGGACGACAAAGAGGGCAACAAAAAAGCAAGGATGGAGTGGGAGAGTGAAAGAGGAGCAATGATGGAGGAGATCAACGAGCTCAGAGACAACCTGAGACAAAACTGCAACATGTTGAAGCAGATGGAGGGAAAACACAAG GATGTGAAGTATAGTCAGGAAAGCCTGAGCTCTGAGCTGAGAAACCTGATGGCTGAAAAGGCCGAGAGTCAGCAGCGAATCAAACGCCTGGAGAACGATGTGAAGCTTCTGACggacagggagaaagaggggaaCTTGGATCTGGATAG GCTGAAAGAGCGAGTGAAGAAGATGTCCAGTCAAATGAAGCACgatgaggagaagagaaagTCTCTGCAG GTGGAAAACGAACTTGCTCTGGCTGAGGTGCAAAGGCTGCAGGAGCGTCTGGAGGCTAGTGAGCTTGCAGCCGAGAACCTGCGCAGGGAGCTGAGGGAGCTGGGCAAAAGTCAGGGCCACACCCACACCGAGCTGCACCAAGCCCGGATGCAACTGGCCCAGCTGACCCTGCAGCTATCTGAGGAGAACCTGGTCATCAGGGAGGAGCGCGCCAACTGGGCTCTGGAGAGAGAGGCTtacaaacatgcagcagaa aCTGATAAACGGAAACTTCAAGAACTGAGCTTTGAGCTGCAGAAAAAGGAGGAGTGGCTCcaagaggagaggatggagagggagaaacTAGAGGTGGCCCTCGGGAGAGAGAGCGAATACAATCGA GAGCTGCTGAGTGATGCCAAGCGAGAGCTGCAGGAGCTCAATGCCAATCTGAGGAAGGTCCAAAACAAGACCGAGGAGCAGCAGCGTGAGAAACAG GACCTGGTGAGCTACATCTGTCAGCTGGAGCAGAGGTTGGGGATTGTGCCAGGAACAAAGCCAAATGGAGACATTCCCACATCTACCT CTGCTAGCTCTTCCTCCGAGGATGACGAGGAAGCCTCTTCGGCCTCTTCAGCCTCCCCCAGATCAATCTGTTCACCTCTTTTCCTGTCCGCTCACCTGGAACGGCTCAGTGGAGCCGAGAtccctgcagagacacaaagccAGAGCAAAGAAGAGACACACACCTCTGACACACAG tgA
- the LOC113153936 gene encoding retinoic acid receptor gamma-A-like isoform X2, with protein MFDCMEALGLASRPLFDVSGQGSCMLGKATPYFSGLDPFAWAGSSSIQSVETQSTSSEEMVPSSPSPPPPPRVYKPCFVCQDKSSGYHYGVSSCEGCKGFFRRSIQKNMVYTCHRDKNCQINKVTRNRCQYCRLQKCFEVGMSKEAVRNDRNKKKKDLKEEVVLQESYELSGELEELVNKVSKAHQETFPSLCQLGKYTTNSSADHRIQLDLGLWDKFSELSTKCIIKIVEFAKRLPGFTSLTIADQITLLKSACLDILMLRICTRYTPEQDTMTFSDGLTLNRTQMHNAGFGPLTDLVFAFAGQLLPLEMDDTETGLLSAICLICGDRMDLEEPEKVDKLQEPLLEALKIYTRRRRPNKPHMFPRMLMKVTDLRGISTKGAERAITLKMEIPGPMPPLIREMLENPDAFEDSSDSGDGAAAAPPAIQAIKQEEKATDESAVEEEEEEEEDDYWDEEKEKGVDSEGELWGEVAAAAAAATQMKGVTGKTQ; from the exons CGGTGGAGACCCAGAGCACCAGTTCAGAGGAGATGGTGCCCagctctccttctcctcctcctccccctcggGTCTACAAGCCGTGCTTTGTGTGCCAGGACAAATCATCTGGTTATCACTACGGCGTGAGCTCCTGTGAGGGCTGCAAG GGTTTTTTTCGGCGCAGTATCCAGAAGAACATGGTGTATACCTGCCACAGAGACAAGAACTGTCAGATCAACAAAGTGACCCGCAACCGCTGCCAGTACTGTCGGCTGCAGAAGTGCTTTGAGGTTGGCATGTCCAAAGAAG CGGTGCGTAATGACaggaacaaaaagaagaaggatctgaaggaggaggtggtgcTGCAAGAGAGCTATGAACTGAGTGGAGAACTGGAGGAGCTGGTTAATAAAGTTAGCAAAGCTCACCAGGAGACTTTTCCATCTCTGTGCCAACTAGGAAAATACACCACA AATTCAAGTGCTGACCACAGAATTCAGCTGGACTTGGGCCTCTGGGATAAGTTCAGTGAGCTCTCCACTAAGTGCATTATAAAAATCGTGGAGTTTGCCAAAAGGCTACCAGGCTTCACTTCGCTCACCATCGCTGACCAGATCACTCTCCTCAAATCTGCATGTCTGGATATCCTG ATGCTGAGGATATGCACTCGTTACACCCCGGAACAAGACACAATGACCTTCTCGGATGGCCTAACTCTGAACAGGACACAGATGCACAATGCTGGCTTTGGTCCACTCACAGACCTAGTGTTTGCGTTTGCTGGTCAGCTGCTGCCTCTGGAGATGGACGACACAGAGACAGGACTTCTCAGTGCCATCTGTCTCATTTGTGGAG ACCGCATGGACCTGGAAGAGCCAGAGAAGGTAGACAAGCTGCAGGAGCCGCTGCTAGAGGCTCTGAAGATCTACACACGCCGCAGACGCCCGAACAAGCCTCATATGTTTCCTCGTATGCTGATGAAAGTCACGGACCTCAGAGGAATCAGCACTAAAG GTGCAGAAAGAGCCATCACGCTGAAGATGGAGATCCCAGGGCCCATGCCTCCGCTGATCAGGGAGATGCTGGAGAACCCTGATGCCTTCGAGGACAGCAGTGACTCAGGGGAcggtgctgcagctgctccacctgctaTCCAAGCCATCAAACAAGAGGAGAAAGCCACGGACGAGTCGGCCGtcgaggaggaagaggaggaggaagaagacgaCTACTgggatgaggagaaagagaaaggggtGGACAGTGAAGGGGAGCTGTGGGGGGAAGTGGcggcagcggcggcggcggccaCACAAATGAAAGGTGTGACTGGGAAAACGCAGTGA
- the smug1 gene encoding single-strand selective monofunctional uracil DNA glycosylase, which yields MLEDNTCAQESDKLACGDGDGDPEHGRKLTPEVNMSPSSRFLQVELELNTHLRRLTFSEPVRYIYNPLEYAWDTHSCYVQTYCRGGQRILFLGMNPGPFGMAQTGVPFGEVRTVVDWLQITGEVGHPHDEHPKRRITGLACTQSEVSGARFWGLFRKLCGEPALFFRHCFVHNLCPLIFMNASGKNLTPPELKAAERDALLNMCDTALCEAVKALGVSMVIGVGRVAEQRARRALSAAQVSVQVEGIMHPSPRNPLANKGWEEVAKTKLTELGVMSLLSNT from the exons ATGTTGGAGGATAACACATGTGCGCAAGAATCGGACAAACTCGCCTGTGGAGATGGAGACGGGGATCCCGAGCATGGACGGAAGCTGACACCTGAGGTCAACATGTCACCTTCCTCCAGGTTCCTGCAGGTTGAGCTGGAGCTGAACACCCACCTGCGTCGACTGACCTTCAGCGAGCCTGTGCGGTACATCTACAATCCGCTGGAGTACGCGTGGGACACCCACAGCTGCTACGTGCAGACGTACTGTCGGGGCGGACAAAGGATCCTGTTTCTGGGGATGAATCCAGGACCTTTCGGCATGGCACAGACTGGG gTCCCCTTTGGTGAGGTGAGGACAGTTGTTGATTGGCTCCAGATCACTGGGGAGGTCGGTCATCCTCATGATGAGCATCCAAAGCGCCGGATCACAGGGCTCGCCTGCACTCAGAGTGAAGTGAGTGGTGCACGTTTCTGGGGGTTGTTCAGGAAACTGTGTGGTGAGCCGGCCTTGTTCTTCCGCCACTGCTTCGTGCACAACTTGTGCCCACTGATTTTCATGAACGCCAGTGGGAAGAATCTGACCCCGCCGGAGCTTAAAGCAGCTGAACGAGATGCCCTCCTCAACATGTGTGACACTGCACTGTGTGAGGCTGTGAAGGCGCTGGGAGTCTCCATGGTGATTGGTGTTGGTCGGGTAGCAGAGCAGCGGGCACGGCGAGCTCTGTCTGCTGCACAAGTCAGTGTGCAGGTGGAGGGCATCATGCATCCGTCGCCTAGGAACCCACTGGCCAATAAGGGCTGGGAGGAAGTAGCCAAAACCAAATTGACAGAACTGGGTGTCATGTCGCTGCTGAGCAACACATGA
- the calcoco1b gene encoding calcium-binding and coiled-coil domain-containing protein 1b isoform X1, whose product MLSSVLHEVAEKKNITLFPKQNKLFPSRLKLDLISLHPRMFSSSMAQLPITMDKQFTVVFRNVGQLYFPQTRVECHYSLTSDHQWSSSDWIGIFEVGWSSVKDYYTYTWALVPEGYTEGSSVDGCALFHACYLPRPSTVEYQFVYVDTLGEVCACSRPFTFCAPKPLEELETLKEERDEDDGEEELLLVIPRAQLLQTRLEECLKKQTHLQQALDASKKEAEDDKEGNKKARMEWESERGAMMEEINELRDNLRQNCNMLKQMEGKHKDVKYSQESLSSELRNLMAEKAESQQRIKRLENDVKLLTDREKEGNLDLDRLKERVKKMSSQMKHDEEKRKSLQVENELALAEVQRLQERLEASELAAENLRRELRELGKSQGHTHTELHQARMQLAQLTLQLSEENLVIREERANWALEREAYKHAAETDKRKLQELSFELQKKEEWLQEERMEREKLEVALGRESEYNRELLSDAKRELQELNANLRKVQNKTEEQQREKQDLVSYICQLEQRLGIVPGTKPNGDIPTSTSASSSSEDDEEASSASSASPRSICSPLFLSAHLERLSGAEIPAETQSQSKEETHTSDTQ is encoded by the exons ATGCTCAGCTCTGTCCTTCATGAggtagcagaaaaaaaaaacatcacattatttCCAAAGCAGAATAAG CTGTTCCCCTCCAGACTGAAACTTGACCTCATTTCACTGCATCCACGGATGTTTTCTTCCTCAATGGCACAGCTTCCTATTACCATGGATAAACAGTTCACGGTGGTGTTTCGAAATGTGGGGCAACTATACTTCCCCCAGACCAGAGTGGAGTGCCACTACAGCCTGAcctctgaccatcagtggagcAGCAGTGACTGGATAGGGATATTTGAG GTGGGATGGTCTTCAGTGAAGGACTATTACACATATACATGGGCTCTGGTTCCTGAAGGCTACACTGAGGGATCCAGTGTTGACGGCTGTGCACTTTTCCATG CATGTTACCTGCCCCGCCCCAGTACTGTGGAGTACCAGTTCGTGTACGTGGATACGCTGGGAGAGGTGTGCGCATGTAGTCGTCCCTTCACTTTCTGTGCTCCCAAACcgctggaggagctggagactCTGAAGGAGGAACGAGACGAGGACGACGGAGAGGAAGAGCTGCTCCTTGTCATCCCCAGAGCTCAGCTGCTTCAG ACTCGACTGGAGGAATGCTTAAAAAAGCAAACGCATTTACAGCAGGCCCTGGACGCGTCGAAAAAAGAGGCCGAGGACGACAAAGAGGGCAACAAAAAAGCAAGGATGGAGTGGGAGAGTGAAAGAGGAGCAATGATGGAGGAGATCAACGAGCTCAGAGACAACCTGAGACAAAACTGCAACATGTTGAAGCAGATGGAGGGAAAACACAAG GATGTGAAGTATAGTCAGGAAAGCCTGAGCTCTGAGCTGAGAAACCTGATGGCTGAAAAGGCCGAGAGTCAGCAGCGAATCAAACGCCTGGAGAACGATGTGAAGCTTCTGACggacagggagaaagaggggaaCTTGGATCTGGATAG GCTGAAAGAGCGAGTGAAGAAGATGTCCAGTCAAATGAAGCACgatgaggagaagagaaagTCTCTGCAG GTGGAAAACGAACTTGCTCTGGCTGAGGTGCAAAGGCTGCAGGAGCGTCTGGAGGCTAGTGAGCTTGCAGCCGAGAACCTGCGCAGGGAGCTGAGGGAGCTGGGCAAAAGTCAGGGCCACACCCACACCGAGCTGCACCAAGCCCGGATGCAACTGGCCCAGCTGACCCTGCAGCTATCTGAGGAGAACCTGGTCATCAGGGAGGAGCGCGCCAACTGGGCTCTGGAGAGAGAGGCTtacaaacatgcagcagaa aCTGATAAACGGAAACTTCAAGAACTGAGCTTTGAGCTGCAGAAAAAGGAGGAGTGGCTCcaagaggagaggatggagagggagaaacTAGAGGTGGCCCTCGGGAGAGAGAGCGAATACAATCGA GAGCTGCTGAGTGATGCCAAGCGAGAGCTGCAGGAGCTCAATGCCAATCTGAGGAAGGTCCAAAACAAGACCGAGGAGCAGCAGCGTGAGAAACAG GACCTGGTGAGCTACATCTGTCAGCTGGAGCAGAGGTTGGGGATTGTGCCAGGAACAAAGCCAAATGGAGACATTCCCACATCTACCT CTGCTAGCTCTTCCTCCGAGGATGACGAGGAAGCCTCTTCGGCCTCTTCAGCCTCCCCCAGATCAATCTGTTCACCTCTTTTCCTGTCCGCTCACCTGGAACGGCTCAGTGGAGCCGAGAtccctgcagagacacaaagccAGAGCAAAGAAGAGACACACACCTCTGACACACAG tgA